In the Oncorhynchus keta strain PuntledgeMale-10-30-2019 chromosome 29, Oket_V2, whole genome shotgun sequence genome, one interval contains:
- the heatr4 gene encoding HEAT repeat-containing protein 4 isoform X4 — protein MDLVKRTKSKVGCLQNLKGQQLYRQLLNNATCSLTFSKDVIWEMGSDSIPYSQADFHWLFSASGPLAPSPKPKSTGIKSMKGIPLHPSPQDPAKKRGFRDPPSMLPELQISHLAPLTAKDSFTLPSHQGGLLDSFKRTGLRGVSNVYNCLEEASTGGREDRLKSCHWDEFVLKKLTKTTAQWIVSQQIPNQCQNKTRLQSLLRSQYGSASATDLVNEEPMCEEDFCSYQDLHKQTEKQEALQSSKAETPLPVYYRVQGYSLPPACSDEPGGMNQTANTVAVKHIETPQPPRLQDSLNPRAGSHVLHTENNFEQEIFSGIAKQVHQRDPRNHDRIIMDNNSEYQKNLQDFFPCGPDKWTKASAETMHNETQGMRRVEKGTRRWVDLPTTADYATELGLRPPDYSGKDTEVPRQQPHYNPMAELSSLRYAVEGWRSAWKIKITWQSVTIEGLKRALKDLHYHVRLSAIATCASGAVNRPREKQHPTDAGQYGRVWDIQPVPQELQPLLLLALDDPVKRVQMAAAVCQYAMGTPDSRARVILCNALHQDSAGVGADSWVAAQCLAVEGDYSRPVIQRLLSQHFVSEVHTDNKQSSALLASISSKTTLVRSLLAEELNCANWRTRLLACNTISQLKGPINKDLANKLIYLMWNDWSGNVKQAAAQALGKLGMGRDVHNELRMKLEEDPASWRVEALILIAHLQIMTAKLLPPFLKCFNDNFVAVRKQACLTAAALIMKYSMVLNQLIQLTQNDPAWEVKVVAISALGKIGCLTPTLQDHLLWALHHEEKPQVRIAACQALKILKVKGPELQNLLQERFVLEPHPQVHRHIQGLLKNYGYSIDGDRGMVHKIKDQFRPPGLQVQRLCTKSIITDKVLLMEKLENMYQQQRKYLVNESRPDTTPISQLLQERYNRMKHCPSTVRPTHSSDSSVTQSSSKCTLESSPVNKSSSSAYQDRQHSIV, from the exons ATGGATTTGGTAAAACGCACCAAATCAAAGGTGGGCTGTCTACAAAATCTGAAAGGCCAGCAGCTCTACAGACAACTCCTCAACAATGCAACCTGCAGTCTCACCTTCTCCAAAGATGTTATATGGGAGATGGGGTCAGACAGTATACCTTACAGTCAAGCTGACTTCCACTGGCTTTTCAGTGCCTCTGGACCTCTGGCACCAAGTCCCAAGCCGAAGAGCACAGGGATAAAATCAATGAAAGGTATCCCCCTTCATCCTTCACCTCAGGATCCTGCCAAGAAGAGAGGCTTCAGAGACCCTCCCTCTATGCTCCCTGAATTACAAATATCCCATCTTGCGCCATTGACTGCCAAAGACTCCTTTACACTCCCTAGTCACCAGGGGGGGCTCTTGGATTCCTTTAAAAGGACAGGACTACGAGGAGTTTCTAATGTTTACAATTGTCTCGAGGAAGCATCTACAGGAGGCAGGGAGGACCGTTTAAAGAGCTGCCACTGGGATGAGTTTGTGCTAAAGAAGCTGACCAAGACCACAGCCCAGTGGATAGTGAGTCAACAGATTCCAAACCAGTGCCAGAATAAGACTAGGCTGCAGTCACTGCTGAGGAGTCAGTATGGTTCAGCCAGCGCCACAGATCTAGTCAATGAGGAGCCCATGTGTGAGGAGGATTTCTGCAGTTACCAAGATCTCCACAAGCAGACTGAGAAGCAGGAGGCTCTTCAGAGCAGCAAGGCTGAGACACCTCTTCCAGTATACTACAG GGTGCAGGGCTACTCTCTTCCCCCTGCGTGTTCTGATGAGCCTGGGGGTATGAACCAGACTGCCAACACTGTAGCAGTCAAGCACATTGAAACCCCTCAACCTCCTCGTCTTCAGGATAGCCTCAACCCCCGTGCTGGAAGCCATGTCTTGCACACAGAGAATAACTTTGAACAGGAGATATTTTCTG GAATAGCCAAACAGGTACATCAGCGAGATCCACGGAACCACGATCGCATCATCATGGACAACAATTCAGAGTACCAAAAGAACCTTCAAGACTTTTTTCCCTGTGGTCCAGATAAGTGGACAAAGGCTTCAGCAGAAACCATGCACAATGAGACACAAG GAATGCGACGGGTGGAGAAAGGTACTCGGCGGTGGGTGGACCTGCCTACCACTGCTGACTATGCCACAGAGTTGGGTCTGAGACCTCCTGACTACAGCGGGAAGGACACAGAGGTGCCCAGACAGCAACCCCACTACAACCCAATGGCTGAGCTCTCCTCCTTACGTTACgcagtggagggatggaggagtgccTGGAAGATCA AGATCACCTGGCAGAGTGTGACTATTGAAGGGTTGAAGAGGGCCCTTAAAGACCTGCACTACCACGTTCGCCTGTCAGCCATAGCCACTTGTGCATCAGGGGCAGTGAACAGACCGAGGGAAAAGCAACATCCCACAGATGCAG GTCAGTATGGCCGTGTGTGGGACATCCAGCCAGTTCCTCAGGAGCTCCAGCCTCTTCTTCTCCTAGCTCTGGACGACCCTGTGAAGAGAGTTCAGATGGCAGCAGCAGTGTGCCAGTACGCCATGGGGACGCCAGACTCCCGAGCCCGCGTAATCCTCTGCAATGCACTACATCAAG ACTCTGCAGGTGTAGGTGCAGACAGCTGGGTGGCAGCACAGTGCCTGGCCGTGGAGGGGGATTACAGTCGGCCAGTCATTCAGAGACTTCTCTCCCAGCACTTCGTCAGTGAGGTTcacacagataataaacagtcATCCGCTCTACTTGCCAGCATCAGTAGCAAGACA ACTCTAGTTCGCTCCCTGCTGGCTGAGGAGTTGAATTGTGCCAACTGGAGAACCAGACTCTTGGCTTGCAACACTATCTCCCAATTGAAAGGACCAATTAATAAG GACCTTGCAAACAAGTTGATCTATCTGATGTGGAATGACTGGAGTGGTAACGTGAAGCAGGCTGCAGCCCAGGCCCTGGGGAAACTAGGAATGGGAAGAGATGTGCACAACGAGCTGAG AATGAAACTTGAGGAAGATCCCGCCTCCTGGAGGGTGGAGGCTCTCATCCTCATAGCTCATCTACAGATCATGACCGCCAAGCTGCTGCCACCCTTTCTGAAATGTTTCAATGACAACTTTGTGGCCGTGAGGAAACAGGCCTGTCTGACTGCTGCAGCTCTAATTATGAAGTACAGCATG GTCTTGAATCAGCTGATTCAGCTAACACAGAATGACCCAGCATGGGAGGTTAAAGTTGTTGCAATCAGTG CTTTAGGGAAGATAGGTTGCCTCACGCCGACCCTCCAGGACCACCTCCTCTGGGCTTTACATCATGAGGAGAAACCCCAGGTACGCATCGCTGCCTGCCAGGCCCTAAAGATCCTTAAAGTGAAGGGACCAGAGCTGCAGAACCTCCTACAGGAGCGGTTTGTACTGGAACCCCACCCACAGGTCCATAG GCATATACAGGGGCTCCTCAAAAACTATGGCTACAGTATTGATGGAGACAGGGGCATGGTCCACAAAATCAAAGATCAG TTCCGTCCTCCTGGTTTGCAGGTTCAGAGGCTATGCACCAAGAGCATCATCACAGACAAAGTGCTGTTGATGGAGAAGCTGGAGAACATGTACCAGCAACAGAGGAAGTATCTGGTAAATGAGAGCCGGCCGGACACTACACCAATATCACAGCTGCTGCAGGAACGCTACAACA GAATGAAACATTGCCCTTCCACAGTAAGGCCGACTCACTCCTCAGATTCCTCTGTGACTCAG TCCTCCTCTAAATGCACGCTTGAATCAAGCCCTGTCAACAAATCCTCTTCATCTGCTTATCAAGATCGTCAACACTCCATCGTGTGA